In the genome of Paenibacillus sp. FSL R5-0766, one region contains:
- the nirD gene encoding nitrite reductase small subunit NirD, with the protein MNKFRIGHLADIDEKGARTFLIQDTEIAVFKLSDGSLHAVENRCPHKGGKLSEGMVCGTTVHCPLHDWKIDLRNGKVHEPDEGCLNTYKTEVDGNSGEIYITIAG; encoded by the coding sequence ATGAACAAATTCCGGATTGGACACCTTGCGGATATTGATGAAAAGGGAGCACGGACATTCCTGATACAGGACACCGAAATTGCCGTCTTCAAACTGAGCGACGGAAGTCTGCACGCCGTCGAGAATCGCTGCCCTCACAAGGGCGGCAAGCTGTCGGAAGGCATGGTATGCGGGACAACCGTTCATTGTCCTTTACATGACTGGAAGATTGATCTGCGTAACGGTAAGGTACACGAGCCGGATGAAGGCTGCTTGAATACCTACAAAACAGAAGTAGACGGCAACAGCGGAGAAATTTACATCACGATTGCGGGCTAA
- a CDS encoding formate/nitrite transporter family protein, with product MDFVKPAEVLQSMVEAGESKARMNRVQMLIRGFLAGAILAFATTLAYTAVSQTSVGLAGALIFPAGFAIIILLGLELVTGNFAVLPLAVMKRKITWMEMLRNYFGVITGHLIGCAFYALLYGLTITKMGTDMSNPLIQTLIQTSEAKTLGYQHLGGAGIVLVIIKAILCNWMVTLGAVMAMTSTSTLGKIVAMWLPITIFFAQGFEHAVVNMFVIPAGMMLGAQVSIADWWLWNQIPVLVGNLIGGAVFTGLGLYAAHHWGNPVKLSTKLATIQGGRSGLASSDAAPKLGTRS from the coding sequence ATGGATTTTGTTAAACCTGCAGAAGTGCTGCAATCGATGGTCGAAGCTGGTGAAAGCAAGGCCAGAATGAACCGGGTACAGATGCTGATCCGCGGCTTTCTGGCGGGGGCTATCCTTGCCTTTGCAACCACATTGGCATATACCGCTGTATCTCAAACTTCCGTTGGTTTGGCAGGTGCACTGATATTCCCGGCTGGATTCGCCATTATTATTCTGCTGGGTCTTGAATTGGTGACAGGAAACTTTGCGGTGCTTCCACTCGCAGTGATGAAACGTAAAATTACATGGATGGAGATGCTCCGAAATTATTTTGGGGTGATCACAGGACATCTAATCGGATGTGCATTCTATGCTCTCTTATACGGCCTGACCATTACCAAGATGGGTACGGATATGAGCAACCCTCTAATTCAAACGCTGATCCAGACCAGTGAAGCCAAGACACTGGGGTATCAGCACTTGGGTGGAGCAGGCATTGTACTGGTGATCATCAAGGCCATTCTATGTAACTGGATGGTCACACTCGGGGCAGTGATGGCGATGACATCCACTTCTACTCTGGGTAAAATCGTAGCGATGTGGCTGCCCATTACCATATTTTTCGCTCAGGGATTTGAGCACGCTGTGGTAAATATGTTCGTCATTCCAGCAGGCATGATGCTCGGGGCACAGGTCAGTATCGCTGACTGGTGGCTGTGGAATCAGATTCCGGTATTGGTTGGCAATCTCATAGGCGGAGCCGTATTTACTGGACTCGGTCTATATGCTGCACACCACTGGGGAAATCCGGTGAAGCTATCGACCAAACTGGCAACCATTCAGGGTGGTCGTTCAGGATTGGCAAGTTCCGATGCTGCACCGAAATTGGGGACACGATCATGA
- the cobA gene encoding uroporphyrinogen-III C-methyltransferase — protein MSRGLVSIVGAGPGDPDLITVKALKRIQSADVIMYDRLVNDQLLAEAREGALRIYCGKAPGLHSMSQEMIGRMLAAHAAEGKQVVRLKGGDPFIFGRGGEEALVLAEAGIAFEIIPGITSAVGTSASSLIPLTHRGIASSFACVTGTGSDGSVSSVRWDLLAHSVDTLVIYMGISQLPQIQHELLHHGKSGHTPAALIERGTTSEERIITGTLAELHSLAKSHQVNNPALIMIGESVLIREQLLQMQQAANASMTG, from the coding sequence ATGAGCCGGGGCCTGGTTAGTATTGTTGGCGCTGGTCCTGGAGATCCGGATCTGATTACAGTAAAAGCCCTGAAACGTATTCAGTCTGCAGATGTCATTATGTATGATCGGCTTGTGAATGATCAATTGCTCGCCGAAGCTCGTGAAGGAGCACTCCGCATCTACTGCGGCAAGGCCCCAGGCCTTCATTCCATGAGTCAGGAGATGATTGGACGGATGCTTGCTGCACATGCGGCGGAAGGCAAACAAGTCGTAAGACTCAAGGGTGGCGATCCGTTCATCTTTGGCCGTGGTGGTGAAGAAGCGCTTGTGCTGGCGGAAGCAGGGATTGCATTTGAGATCATTCCTGGCATCACTTCGGCTGTAGGTACATCCGCTTCATCCCTTATTCCGTTAACTCATCGCGGGATTGCTTCATCCTTCGCATGTGTCACCGGAACCGGCAGTGATGGAAGTGTATCTTCGGTCCGCTGGGATCTGCTCGCCCATAGTGTGGATACACTGGTCATCTACATGGGCATTAGCCAACTGCCCCAGATTCAACATGAATTGCTTCACCATGGCAAAAGTGGACACACCCCTGCGGCTTTAATCGAACGGGGAACCACCTCGGAGGAACGGATTATTACCGGCACACTTGCCGAACTCCATTCCCTCGCCAAGTCGCATCAAGTGAATAATCCGGCATTAATCATGATCGGCGAGTCCGTCCTGATCCGCGAACAACTGCTTCAGATGCAACAGGCCGCGAACGCCTCCATGACCGGATAA
- a CDS encoding TetR family transcriptional regulator, whose product MLIIEHPQDRRARRTQDAIIAAAVSLILEKGADALTIRDITERADYNRGTFYLHFPGKPELLQFILDDFMQGVGRAYAEPYAQLKEVDMTALLPSTMPVFEYIEAHQDIFRALITMHSDMSSRLCNMFRTYLTEDFVLVTEDSEWTINYDIMLSYLVSATVGVIMHWAEIGFKYSAHYMGEQLTALINIKPTRLLIEPGQKGRTIHERMLLD is encoded by the coding sequence ATGTTGATCATTGAACATCCTCAGGACCGGAGAGCACGAAGAACACAGGATGCGATCATCGCTGCGGCGGTTTCTTTGATATTGGAGAAGGGAGCAGATGCTTTAACCATTCGGGACATTACGGAGCGGGCGGATTACAACCGTGGAACCTTCTATTTACATTTTCCCGGCAAACCGGAGTTGTTGCAGTTCATTCTGGATGATTTCATGCAGGGAGTGGGTCGAGCTTATGCAGAACCATACGCACAGCTCAAAGAAGTGGACATGACTGCATTGCTGCCATCCACGATGCCTGTATTCGAATATATTGAAGCCCATCAGGATATCTTTCGTGCATTAATAACAATGCATTCAGATATGAGCTCCCGGCTGTGCAATATGTTTAGAACGTATCTAACCGAAGATTTTGTATTGGTGACCGAGGATAGTGAGTGGACGATTAATTACGACATCATGTTAAGTTATCTGGTATCTGCTACGGTAGGCGTGATCATGCATTGGGCAGAGATTGGATTCAAGTATTCAGCGCATTATATGGGAGAGCAGCTTACGGCGCTGATTAACATCAAACCGACCCGTCTGCTGATTGAACCAGGGCAGAAGGGCCGGACTATTCATGAGCGTATGCTATTGGATTAA
- a CDS encoding SDR family oxidoreductase, with the protein MSTSYTHTAVITGAAGGIGKELARRLAERKINLVLVDLNEEAIQQTITDLNLDKEHVIAVKANVSQEADVKNYVQKALDAFGRIDYFANNAGIEGPTGLIEDLSVEALDTVYNVNIRGVFLGLQNVIPVMKKQKSGAILNTSSLAGLMGAPAVSPYIMSKHAVVGLTRTAANELAPYNIRVNAVLPGTINTRMMRQIEANSGNVEDYQSATVSSIPMGRYGEPEEVAAVMNFLLSEEASYVTASLYTVDGGMMGQ; encoded by the coding sequence ATGAGTACATCTTATACACATACAGCCGTTATTACAGGAGCAGCCGGAGGCATTGGTAAAGAATTGGCACGTCGCCTTGCTGAGCGCAAAATCAACTTGGTTCTGGTCGACCTGAATGAAGAAGCTATTCAACAGACAATTACTGATCTGAACCTCGACAAAGAGCACGTCATCGCCGTAAAAGCGAACGTATCCCAGGAAGCAGACGTGAAAAACTATGTGCAAAAAGCATTGGATGCTTTTGGCCGAATCGATTATTTTGCCAACAATGCCGGAATTGAAGGTCCTACAGGGCTGATTGAAGACCTGAGTGTTGAAGCACTGGATACGGTATATAACGTCAACATTCGTGGGGTATTCCTGGGTCTGCAAAATGTCATTCCAGTGATGAAAAAACAAAAATCCGGTGCGATTCTCAATACCTCTTCCCTCGCGGGTCTGATGGGTGCACCTGCTGTATCTCCATATATTATGTCCAAACATGCCGTAGTTGGTCTCACGCGTACCGCTGCAAATGAACTGGCACCTTATAATATTCGGGTTAACGCTGTATTGCCAGGCACAATCAACACACGTATGATGCGCCAGATCGAAGCAAATTCCGGTAACGTGGAAGATTATCAATCAGCAACCGTGTCCAGCATTCCAATGGGCCGTTACGGTGAACCGGAAGAAGTTGCTGCTGTGATGAACTTCCTGTTGTCCGAAGAAGCATCCTATGTAACAGCTTCCCTCTACACTGTAGATGGCGGCATGATGGGTCAATAA
- a CDS encoding HAMP domain-containing sensor histidine kinase, whose amino-acid sequence MFKKLRNRFLIVNLVSISIMMLVAFATIYTITYQNVQRETNMELYKVSDFYHSPYNSSKMPRGEGQGSGTGGNTGSGSSSGSDSFPSNGMGGDNGGPGGDPNSPPARSVSFMIKTDDQWKITDTHSRFDMDDTFYTEALQKVDQNKVGDSERQTGQFALDGTNWAYVVDPSGDGHMIVFIDVTAQQGILTNLIYTFAVVGLIMLIGIYFLSRYFANRSIAPVREAFEKQKQFIGDASHELKTPLAIINTNADVLLANQEDTIANQAKWLHYIKSETERMTGLTNDLLYLTQMDDSRSTMIHAKFNMSDAVESIILPMEAVIFEKNISLDYNIEPNLTVHGNSEQIKQVILILLDNAVKYSGPKGAVNVTLQKQNNDVMLAVSNTGEGIAPEHLDRIFDRFYRTDSSRARKHGGHGLGLAIARSIVDQHKGELYARSVVGEGATFYVRLS is encoded by the coding sequence ATGTTCAAGAAACTCCGAAATCGATTCCTGATCGTGAATCTGGTGTCCATATCTATTATGATGCTGGTGGCATTTGCGACGATCTATACAATTACGTATCAGAATGTGCAACGTGAGACAAATATGGAGTTGTACAAGGTGTCTGATTTCTATCATAGTCCTTATAATTCATCCAAAATGCCGCGCGGGGAAGGGCAGGGTTCCGGTACAGGTGGTAATACAGGCTCAGGTTCAAGTTCCGGTTCAGATTCGTTTCCCTCCAATGGCATGGGTGGTGATAATGGAGGTCCGGGAGGTGATCCCAACTCACCTCCGGCACGTTCCGTTTCGTTCATGATTAAGACGGATGATCAGTGGAAGATTACGGATACACATTCCCGATTTGATATGGATGATACGTTCTACACCGAGGCGTTGCAAAAGGTTGACCAGAATAAAGTTGGTGATTCGGAACGGCAGACTGGACAATTTGCACTGGATGGAACGAACTGGGCCTATGTAGTTGATCCGAGCGGTGATGGTCATATGATCGTATTCATTGATGTGACGGCACAACAGGGCATTCTGACCAATCTGATCTATACATTTGCTGTTGTTGGATTAATCATGTTGATTGGGATTTACTTCCTGAGCCGTTATTTTGCGAATCGCTCCATTGCACCGGTTAGAGAAGCATTTGAGAAACAAAAACAATTCATCGGTGATGCTTCACATGAGTTGAAGACCCCTCTGGCGATCATCAATACCAATGCCGACGTGCTGCTTGCAAATCAGGAGGATACCATAGCGAATCAGGCGAAGTGGCTTCACTATATCAAATCGGAAACCGAACGCATGACCGGACTTACGAATGATCTGCTTTATCTGACACAGATGGACGACTCACGCTCGACGATGATTCATGCGAAGTTTAATATGAGCGATGCGGTAGAGAGTATTATTTTGCCAATGGAAGCCGTTATATTTGAGAAAAACATCTCCCTTGACTACAACATTGAGCCGAATCTTACGGTTCATGGGAACAGTGAGCAGATCAAACAGGTCATTCTGATCCTGCTCGATAATGCGGTGAAGTATTCCGGTCCAAAAGGCGCCGTAAACGTCACCCTTCAGAAACAGAATAATGATGTCATGCTGGCCGTGTCCAATACAGGTGAAGGCATTGCACCCGAACATCTGGATCGGATCTTTGATCGATTCTATCGTACGGATTCGTCAAGAGCACGCAAACATGGTGGGCATGGTCTGGGGCTGGCGATTGCTCGTTCCATTGTGGATCAGCACAAAGGAGAGTTGTACGCTCGAAGTGTGGTCGGAGAAGGCGCTACATTTTACGTGCGGTTGTCGTAG
- a CDS encoding response regulator transcription factor yields the protein MRILIAEDEVHLAEAVSQILKKNNYSVDMVHDGRSGLDYAQSGIYDLLLLDIMMPEMDGITVMKKLRSEGNHTPVILLTAKGELSDKVTGLDYGADDYIAKPFATEELLARIRAALRRKGEVVPEDGLKFGDIELNTTQLKLSVQGKEIKLNLKENELLELLIARKQAITSKEQIIEKLWGFDSEVEYNNVEVYISFLRKKLTFLNSAVRINTIRGVGYVLEVTS from the coding sequence ATGAGAATATTAATTGCGGAAGATGAGGTTCATTTGGCAGAGGCTGTATCGCAGATTTTGAAAAAAAACAACTACTCCGTGGACATGGTCCACGACGGCAGATCAGGACTCGATTATGCGCAGAGCGGTATATACGACCTGTTACTACTCGACATCATGATGCCGGAGATGGACGGGATCACCGTCATGAAGAAACTCCGCAGTGAAGGGAATCATACGCCTGTCATTCTGCTCACTGCCAAGGGTGAACTATCAGATAAAGTCACAGGGCTCGATTATGGTGCCGATGATTATATCGCCAAGCCTTTTGCCACAGAGGAATTGCTGGCCCGGATTCGAGCAGCCTTACGGCGGAAAGGCGAAGTGGTTCCCGAGGATGGGCTGAAGTTTGGCGACATTGAGCTGAATACAACCCAATTGAAGCTGAGTGTTCAGGGTAAGGAGATTAAGCTGAATCTGAAGGAGAATGAACTGCTGGAGCTGTTAATTGCCCGTAAACAGGCGATTACCTCCAAAGAGCAGATTATTGAGAAGTTATGGGGATTCGATTCGGAAGTGGAGTATAACAATGTGGAGGTATATATATCTTTTTTACGCAAAAAATTAACCTTCCTGAACTCTGCTGTTCGCATTAACACAATTCGGGGTGTGGGGTATGTACTTGAGGTGACGTCCTGA
- a CDS encoding polyphosphate polymerase domain-containing protein: MAIEVFNRYESKYLLTDEQYAHFYNDLLKYMELDAYNKKHEYYSISNLYFDTPQDSLIRASLSKPKYKEKLRLRAYGIPEENAKVYLEIKKKVFGLVNKRRTALKLDEAYEFVRSGQAPELADYMNKQVVEEIKYFLRVYDLEPKVYLAYERKALFDKNSRDLRITFDTNIRSRRYDLKLEQGDYGEPLVKDGRWLMEVKAEKTVPMWLSQLLSEHGLYRTGFSKYGNEFRHLARTTNLNYQTERILVPGTDFNPSIEQDKTIIERERVLYA; the protein is encoded by the coding sequence ATGGCTATCGAAGTATTCAACCGATATGAGAGCAAGTACCTTCTGACGGATGAGCAGTACGCACATTTCTACAATGACCTGCTGAAATACATGGAGCTGGATGCCTACAACAAGAAACATGAGTATTACTCCATCAGCAACTTGTACTTCGACACTCCACAAGATTCGCTGATCCGCGCCAGTCTCTCCAAACCAAAATACAAGGAGAAGCTGAGACTGCGGGCTTATGGAATACCTGAAGAGAATGCCAAAGTGTATCTGGAGATCAAAAAGAAAGTCTTTGGCCTGGTGAACAAACGCAGAACAGCCTTGAAGCTGGATGAAGCTTACGAATTCGTCCGTTCGGGACAGGCGCCGGAGCTGGCGGATTACATGAATAAACAGGTTGTCGAAGAGATCAAATATTTCCTTCGGGTATACGATCTGGAACCGAAAGTATATCTGGCGTATGAGCGCAAAGCGCTCTTCGACAAGAACAGCCGCGATCTCCGCATTACCTTTGACACCAACATCCGCAGCCGCAGATACGATCTGAAGCTGGAACAGGGAGATTACGGTGAGCCGCTGGTGAAGGACGGTCGATGGCTGATGGAAGTGAAAGCCGAGAAAACCGTTCCGATGTGGCTGTCACAACTGCTGTCCGAACATGGACTGTACCGTACCGGATTCTCTAAATACGGCAACGAGTTCAGACATCTCGCGAGAACAACCAACCTGAATTACCAGACAGAGCGGATTCTTGTACCAGGTACCGATTTCAACCCATCCATAGAACAAGATAAAACGATTATAGAAAGAGAGCGTGTCCTATATGCTTGA
- a CDS encoding DUF4956 domain-containing protein, with amino-acid sequence MLDSLFSSALTDTNLTFNNAVITIGLAIILGLVISLTYMKTNQNTYSQSFTLTMVVLPVIVAIIILLIGSNIARAFSLAGAFSIIRFRSAPGDPKDIAYVLFTMASGLACGVGAFGYAVLFTIILCVLMFVLSRFNFGGKKSQLKTLKVTIPENLSYEEALNEVFHKFNVPFDLKKIRTTELGSLYELVYSVTIHESVSQKEFLDAIRTRNGNLDISLTMSPTTEY; translated from the coding sequence ATGCTTGATTCACTATTCAGTTCAGCCCTAACCGATACCAACCTGACGTTTAACAACGCAGTCATCACCATTGGTCTTGCCATCATTCTGGGATTGGTCATCAGCCTTACCTACATGAAAACTAACCAAAACACATACTCTCAGAGCTTCACCTTAACGATGGTTGTTCTGCCCGTCATTGTCGCCATCATCATCCTGCTCATCGGCAGCAACATCGCACGAGCATTCAGCTTGGCAGGTGCCTTCTCGATCATCCGATTCCGAAGTGCCCCTGGTGATCCAAAGGACATTGCTTATGTATTGTTCACGATGGCTTCCGGTCTTGCCTGCGGTGTAGGCGCTTTTGGATACGCGGTGCTGTTCACCATTATCCTGTGTGTACTGATGTTTGTCCTGAGTCGCTTCAACTTTGGTGGCAAGAAAAGTCAGCTGAAAACGCTGAAAGTTACCATCCCTGAAAACTTGAGTTATGAAGAAGCTCTTAATGAAGTGTTCCATAAATTCAACGTACCTTTTGATCTGAAAAAAATCAGAACCACTGAACTCGGCAGTCTGTATGAGCTGGTCTACAGTGTAACCATTCACGAAAGTGTTAGCCAAAAGGAATTCCTCGATGCGATCCGCACACGGAACGGCAACCTGGATATCTCATTAACCATGAGTCCAACAACGGAATATTAA
- a CDS encoding carbohydrate-binding domain-containing protein, protein MITGSKLWSIAMITSLLAACSSPATTSTTANAATSTTGTTKTVSVSEQTSVKYADLVSLDADDTNISWSEADSTAIKLNGTTATVTGSGAKAANGSVTISEAGTYVLSGELTDGQIVVNVADKDTVHLVLNGATIHDNDSAAIYIQKAGKAVITLEKGTKNTVSDGKTYVYADATTDEPDAAIFSKADLTFNGAGQLTVTGNYNEGITSKDDLKIISGSISVKAADDGIKGKDMVAIQAGTITIEAEGDGIKSTNDTDTTKGYVAIAGGTFDIQSGNDGIQAETALVADGGTYNIVTGGGSANAPAKVEEGPFGGGGGGWGGGTPPTDMGTPPDGEPPADMPEMPNNSGTNAGTSTNGAAPSNSTNPAPSNSANTTTTTTTDNNADADTATTATESTSAKALKAGTDLTVNGGTYTIDSMDDSLHSNNNVTVNDGTFNIESGDDGIHADQALTINGGTITIVKSYEGLEGAIITLNDGDVDVTASDDGVNAAGGETETAANTATDATTTSNISVTETTGTTSTTDQASQGTATTQQGRGPGGMGGAAASNNEFHINGGSLTVNAGGDGLDSNGSINMTGGTVIVNGPTDNGNGALDYDGTFEISGGYLVAAGSSGMAQGTSDTSTQNTIVMTFPATQKAGTLVHVQDSEGNNILTFAPAKDYQTVVVSSPDLAKDGSYVIYSGGTSTGKAVDGLYTDGTYSGGTQVVAFQSTSNVTWVNESGVTTANSGMGGPGGGRGQGGFGGGRNRSQSGTDTDTSQ, encoded by the coding sequence ATGATAACAGGTAGCAAACTTTGGTCCATCGCCATGATTACCAGCCTACTCGCCGCATGTAGTTCACCAGCAACCACAAGCACAACGGCCAATGCCGCAACGTCAACGACAGGAACAACCAAAACGGTATCTGTCAGCGAGCAAACTTCTGTAAAATACGCGGATCTGGTCTCTCTGGATGCGGACGATACCAATATTAGCTGGAGTGAGGCAGATTCCACAGCGATTAAACTGAACGGAACAACTGCAACCGTGACCGGTTCGGGCGCTAAAGCAGCGAATGGCTCAGTAACCATCTCGGAAGCAGGCACTTATGTACTTAGCGGTGAGCTAACGGATGGCCAGATCGTGGTTAACGTTGCCGATAAGGATACTGTGCATCTCGTATTAAACGGAGCAACCATTCATGATAACGACAGCGCCGCGATCTACATTCAGAAGGCTGGTAAAGCGGTGATTACACTCGAAAAAGGAACCAAGAATACCGTTTCCGATGGTAAAACGTATGTGTACGCCGACGCTACGACAGACGAGCCGGATGCTGCGATCTTCAGTAAAGCGGATCTTACATTCAATGGTGCAGGTCAATTGACCGTCACAGGTAACTATAATGAAGGTATTACGAGCAAGGATGATCTGAAGATCATTAGTGGTAGCATCAGCGTCAAAGCAGCCGATGACGGGATCAAAGGTAAAGATATGGTCGCCATTCAAGCGGGTACAATTACCATCGAAGCCGAAGGCGACGGCATTAAATCAACCAATGACACAGATACCACCAAAGGTTACGTTGCTATCGCAGGAGGTACCTTCGATATCCAAAGTGGCAACGATGGTATTCAAGCCGAAACCGCACTTGTTGCGGATGGCGGCACATACAACATTGTAACGGGCGGCGGTAGCGCCAATGCACCAGCCAAAGTAGAAGAAGGTCCGTTTGGCGGCGGTGGCGGTGGATGGGGTGGCGGCACACCTCCAACAGATATGGGCACACCACCAGATGGCGAACCTCCTGCGGATATGCCAGAGATGCCTAATAACAGCGGTACGAATGCAGGTACTTCTACGAACGGCGCTGCACCGTCCAATTCAACGAATCCAGCACCATCCAACTCTGCCAACACAACAACAACAACAACAACGGATAACAATGCCGATGCGGACACTGCAACTACAGCAACCGAGTCCACAAGCGCCAAAGCACTCAAAGCAGGTACAGACCTCACGGTTAATGGCGGTACGTATACCATTGATTCCATGGATGATTCCCTGCACAGCAACAATAACGTGACAGTTAACGACGGAACATTCAACATCGAATCCGGTGATGACGGCATTCATGCCGATCAGGCCCTGACGATTAACGGCGGAACCATTACGATTGTGAAGAGCTACGAAGGGCTTGAAGGGGCAATCATCACCCTGAACGATGGGGATGTAGATGTAACGGCATCCGATGATGGTGTCAATGCTGCAGGTGGCGAGACGGAAACAGCTGCGAATACAGCAACCGATGCAACAACGACATCGAACATCTCTGTAACCGAAACGACAGGTACAACCTCGACTACCGATCAGGCATCCCAAGGTACAGCTACTACTCAGCAAGGACGTGGACCGGGCGGTATGGGCGGTGCGGCAGCGAGCAATAACGAGTTCCACATTAACGGCGGCTCCCTCACTGTGAACGCAGGTGGTGACGGACTGGATTCCAATGGTTCCATTAACATGACTGGTGGTACGGTTATTGTGAACGGACCAACGGATAACGGCAACGGAGCATTGGATTATGACGGTACATTTGAAATCAGCGGTGGATACCTCGTGGCTGCCGGAAGCTCTGGTATGGCACAAGGAACATCCGATACGTCTACGCAAAATACCATTGTGATGACATTCCCTGCAACGCAAAAAGCTGGAACACTTGTACATGTACAAGATAGCGAAGGCAACAACATTCTGACATTCGCTCCGGCAAAAGATTATCAAACCGTGGTTGTCAGCTCCCCGGATCTTGCGAAAGATGGTTCATACGTGATCTACTCCGGTGGTACGTCTACAGGTAAAGCGGTAGATGGACTCTACACAGACGGTACGTATAGCGGTGGAACTCAAGTGGTTGCCTTCCAATCGACAAGCAATGTAACTTGGGTCAATGAATCTGGTGTAACCACTGCCAATTCAGGTATGGGTGGTCCAGGAGGAGGCCGTGGTCAAGGCGGATTTGGAGGCGGCAGAAACAGATCCCAATCCGGTACAGATACAGATACAAGTCAATAA
- a CDS encoding class I SAM-dependent methyltransferase — MFIIYLIPWLIAVVTLIGVISIVLVSWKNGISPMPTSSRVRQVVIQEVNRIPGYGDVLEAGSGWGALGLDVVRHCPGKRLTGIENSIIPLWSSQIIAYLSVRLRRAKGNKHSLKGRLRFMRGDIYTSSYEHADCVICYLFPGAMTRLLDKFNRELPPGAKVISICFALPGKEPLRTITCRDALRTKVYVYTF; from the coding sequence ATGTTCATCATTTACCTGATTCCATGGCTGATTGCCGTGGTGACATTGATCGGTGTCATATCCATCGTACTCGTGAGTTGGAAAAACGGGATTTCCCCGATGCCCACATCCAGTCGTGTCAGACAGGTGGTCATTCAGGAGGTAAACCGGATTCCAGGGTACGGGGATGTGCTCGAAGCGGGCTCTGGATGGGGCGCATTGGGATTGGATGTTGTAAGACACTGCCCTGGTAAAAGGCTGACCGGGATTGAGAATTCGATCATCCCCTTATGGTCTTCCCAAATAATTGCCTATCTCAGTGTTCGCTTACGTCGAGCCAAGGGAAACAAGCACTCTCTCAAGGGCAGGTTGCGCTTCATGCGCGGAGACATCTACACCAGTTCCTATGAACATGCAGATTGTGTGATTTGTTATCTGTTCCCGGGAGCCATGACCCGGCTTCTGGACAAGTTCAATCGAGAGCTTCCACCGGGTGCCAAGGTGATTAGCATCTGTTTTGCGCTGCCAGGAAAAGAACCGCTACGCACCATTACATGCCGGGATGCCCTGCGCACCAAGGTGTATGTCTACACGTTTTGA
- a CDS encoding FHA domain-containing protein, which translates to MRETAKIVIRTPGQESDGSFAYVSQGRSITVGRYTGGSELDLSVYNQMISKRHCRIHYDVQQQLWIEDLDSKNGTELNGQRLVPYEKYPFGEGDSLTLVNGLIQLRTEGDLGETREYRVSDLLGEGVRLLDHLQTVQIGEVEIPLSKKEYQLFKLLYSQLDHFVTREQIVAQVWPERSMLESEAVGIDEINSLIYRTNRKLGVHFTIKSVYKKGVYMKPHVPE; encoded by the coding sequence ATGCGGGAGACGGCAAAAATCGTCATTCGTACGCCAGGACAGGAAAGTGACGGCTCATTCGCTTATGTAAGCCAGGGGCGCTCCATTACGGTGGGACGTTACACAGGCGGAAGTGAATTGGACTTGTCTGTTTATAATCAGATGATATCGAAGCGGCATTGCCGCATTCATTATGATGTACAGCAACAGTTATGGATCGAGGATCTGGATAGCAAAAATGGAACCGAACTGAACGGGCAGCGCCTCGTTCCCTATGAGAAATATCCGTTTGGTGAAGGAGACAGCCTGACGTTGGTGAACGGCTTGATCCAGCTTCGCACGGAAGGCGATCTTGGAGAGACGAGGGAATATCGTGTGTCGGATCTGCTGGGTGAGGGCGTACGTTTACTGGATCACCTGCAAACCGTACAGATCGGCGAAGTGGAGATTCCGCTGTCCAAGAAGGAGTATCAGCTGTTCAAGCTGCTGTATAGTCAACTGGACCACTTTGTGACAAGGGAACAGATTGTGGCACAGGTGTGGCCGGAGCGTAGTATGCTGGAGAGCGAAGCGGTAGGGATCGACGAGATTAACTCGCTAATCTATCGGACGAATCGTAAGCTGGGTGTACACTTTACCATCAAGTCCGTTTATAAAAAAGGTGTATATATGAAGCCTCATGTGCCGGAATGA